Genomic window (Chondrocystis sp. NIES-4102):
TTTTTCATGGTTTTAGTAGAGATAAATCTGCGTGTAGATAATCCTAATTAGAATTGTTGACTTTAAAATATTTAGAACCCGTATTTGAAGTTAAAAGTGACAGGTTGATTGTCTGCATCAACGTCTTGTAAAGGAATACCCCAATCAAGTCTGGCTTTAAGGCGATCGCCAAATGCTGCAAAGTTTAAACCTAAACCCACTGATACTAAGGAGTTGGTGTTTAAATTTAAATTGTCATCATCGTTCCAAACACTACCATAGTCAATAAACGGGGCAATTTGAAGCAAACCATCGATTTTTTGCCATTTAGCCACGGGAACTCTTGTTTCTGCCGATAAGACTAAGGCGTTATCACCTAACAGCAGATCTCGACGATATCCTCTAACTGTATTGCTACCACCTAGGCGAAACTGTTCTAGAGATACTATTGCAGAGGGTGATAGCTGTAGATCTCCGCGTAAGATTAGAGGAAAGTTATCATTTAAGTTGCGTACATACTGAGTTTGACCAAGCCAGTTAAAAAACTTGCCATCAGGTAAATTATTATTAGTTACAGTGGCATCAAAAGCGTCAATTCCTAAACTAAACTGCGATCGCGCTGCTAAAATACTCTTGTCACCACGATTAGTATAATTTTGAGCAAAACGTAGGGCTGTTACATTGGTATTTCCTTGCTCATCCGCACCTAAAGCTAGTGCAAAAGGGGAATTTAGTAATGTTGTTTCGCTGTGCTGGCGAGTTAGCTGGAAAGATAAATTCAATTTATCGTTATTTTTCGCAAAAATATCTTGAGCTAGCCCTAAACTCCAAAAGTTTGATTTACTCTTAATATCTAATGGATTAAATATTTCTTCAATTACATCGTTATTATTGAAACCATAGTTAAAACTAATTTTACCTCGATTACTGTAGGGTAACTGATATCCAAAATCAACACTATCAGAACCTTTGGAATTAAAATAACCAACGCTGATACTATCACCAACACCTAAAAGATTTAAATGCTTAAGTTTAGTACCACGGCTAAAAGTACCCGTTGCAGGAGATTTTTGGTTATTAAGTTCTAATCCAATATTTTACGGTTTAGCTTCAGTTACAGTAATATCTAAGATGCTCTCACCTGGCTTATTTCCTACTGCAAGTTCAGCAGAAACGTCTTGAATTAAGGGATCTTGGCGTAAGACATAGAGTTGATCTTTTAATTGTTCAGCTTGTAGGGGAGTTTCTAATTTACCAAGGCGAGCGCGTACATATTTTTCTGATAAGTGAGATAAACCATTTACTCTTATTTCCCCTATCCCTCCTTCTAACACTATTATATTTACCTTGCCATTTTTAATTTTTTGAGGTGGAATATAAGCCCCACTGTTGGGATATCCTTTATTGATATAAAGTTGCGAAATTTCCTGTTTAAGTTGATTGAGTTGTTGATAATTTAAAGTTCTTCCTTGATATTTTTTTGCCAACTGCTTAATTTCTGGCTGCAAAATACTATTACCTGTAATCTCTATTTTACGAGCCTTAAAATTAACTTCTTTATTGATAGACTCTTCTAGTTTTGTTGCCGTGGAAATTTGCCCCGTAGTTTCTTGGCTTAATCCTGGATTACTGAGTAATAAATCTATTGTTAATAAGGCACAGGTAGTCAAAATTAAACTTTTACAAGTCATAAATTATCCAAAATTTATTCATAGCTAATCCAGACTTATTTTAAAATTCTAATGTTTTAGTAACCTGAGTATATTCAACTATCTTTCATTGAGAAATT
Coding sequences:
- a CDS encoding surface antigen D15 domain-containing protein, with the translated sequence MNLSFQLTRQHSETTLLNSPFALALGADEQGNTNVTALRFAQNYTNRGDKSILAARSQFSLGIDAFDATVTNNNLPDGKFFNWLGQTQYVRNLNDNFPLILRGDLQLSPSAIVSLEQFRLGGSNTVRGYRRDLLLGDNALVLSAETRVPVAKWQKIDGLLQIAPFIDYGSVWNDDDNLNLNTNSLVSVGLGLNFAAFGDRLKARLDWGIPLQDVDADNQPVTFNFKYGF
- a CDS encoding surface antigen D15 domain-containing protein, with product MTCKSLILTTCALLTIDLLLSNPGLSQETTGQISTATKLEESINKEVNFKARKIEITGNSILQPEIKQLAKKYQGRTLNYQQLNQLKQEISQLYINKGYPNSGAYIPPQKIKNGKVNIIVLEGGIGEIRVNGLSHLSEKYVRARLGKLETPLQAEQLKDQLYVLRQDPLIQDVSAELAVGNKPGESILDITVTEAKP